The Theobroma cacao cultivar B97-61/B2 chromosome 1, Criollo_cocoa_genome_V2, whole genome shotgun sequence genome contains the following window.
TCTGTGAAAACATTTATCTAAGCCCAGCTCCCATCCCCCTGTAGAAACCGAATATGCCTCTGGCTCTACCTAGGTAGTATGCGCGTTTTCAAACCCTTCACCCCGACACTCAGTGAAGCTAAATTTAAGAGCACCCACTAGGTCTACTCCAGCAAATGCTGACAACACCTAGCCCCAACACGTAAGGTCACTCTGGCGAGCAACCAGCTGCTAATCTGGCTCCTATATACATCTTCATGCCATTTAAAGAGGAAAACTGAGTCAAATTTTAGCAACTCGCACACCCTTTAACTTTTCAGTGATTCATTGACTTTACACAACCTTTTTTCAAACCGATTCATTGTCTACAATGAACacatagaaaatgaaactaCAAGGTTTTTCAAACACATATAAATCTAGTTCTTGAGTATGAGAAGCCAAATTAATCATCAAAGTTTACATAATATAAAGTAGTTAAGAAACGAAAAGTTGTGGACAACTTCAAACTAAGAATAAAGTAGTTAATTGTTCTAATGTTCAAAGCACCTTCACAACTTCAAATTCCACGAATCGGACTTTTTCTTGAGCACGAGTTCATTAATAGGCAGAGAAATGTAGAACAAGCTCCAAATGTTAAAATAGTTCCCTTTCTCAGAAGCCAGAGCATAAACCTGAAACCAACAGTTACTAATTACTAGCGAGCATTTACAACTTTGAAGGCAAAGTTTCAACTTCCGAGGCCAAATAGACAACTTAGTCATCAAACAAATGGTGTCAAAGAACTGATAAAGCAGCTTAATGAAGTGATATTGGAAAccattttaaactatttcaatCTCATAAAGATAATTACACTTcgatttttgtaaaaaaaaccCCTTGATAAACAACTTATTGTGATCGATTAGATACGTGCCTTTCCTCATTTGCAAAGTGCAGAGCATTGCGCCCATGCATCAAATCCCTGGAACtgatcaagaaaaataaaagacagCCCTGGAACTGCTCAGAGAATCTAAAGAGGCAAAGTGAGTAACAAAAAAGGGATGAtgtagaaagaaaagaaaaagattaccTGAGATCTGCAATTATACTGAGATTTagaggtggaaattcaaagtaGCAGAGCTATGAGACTCCAAGAATGGTAAAGGCAGAGAAAACATATGtggatttttcctttccttcacTGGATGAGTAGATGCACTTACAGAGGCagaattcttctttttttatctttttaaactTCTGTCACCTTTGCCTTCGGAGTATGTGTTTTAGGAACAACTCTAGCTGACCTTACAAGCACCATTAACACAGATTCCATGCATGATTAATGAATGCAGAAATCATAGGCAAAGATCATTTAACGAAGTGATAGATTTTCAATCAGAGTATTCTTTACGTAAACACCCCATTCATTCAAGCAGATGCTTAAGATTCCAATAGCAAGCTCCAGAAATCATTTGTACAACCAAAGAAGCAGGTACACTTCAATCCAACAACCAAAACCATCATCATGTTTATGACTGCATCATCCATCTCATCTACCTTAAATTGCTAACTCCAAATTCCTGCTATTTATATTGCACATTGTAAAGAAAATGAGGGACAAACCAACCACTCAGCTAATGTTCAGTAAAGCAATATATTTGACCCTTTAGTAGagtttaaagcaaaaacatgTAAACAAGATTCTTCAGACCTCCAAAAAGACTTACACAAGTAGTCCTAATCATACAAGTAATAACTCTGAGTGCCGGCACACATGTAACCAGAATTACAGAAAGCGGTAACATAAAGATTGCCATGAGTTTAATAACTTCCATATTTCATTTGCCATAAGTCTAACAAATCTAATCAAAAAGCCTGTAATCAGCAACTGAAAATAGGAAGAAACACGTAAACAGCTTCATAAAAATGATCCTTTGCCACTTCATTTCCAATTCCATTTCAAAAAATGATAGCAAACATAAATTCCAAACGTGACCAGAACTCAAAACAACTCAACTAATTCGCACACTTTTATTACAAAAACAAGCTTCAACTACCTTCATTTCCGCTCTCAAAATCCTCAACCCGAACCTTCCCAACCCTCTCATTCCCCGGTAAAACACACCAATTCGGTGACTGCACAGCTCTCAACCACTTAAAATCATCCACATTCCCCCAATTTCCTGTCTCCTCACTCAACCCTGCCTTCTCTAAGTCCATCTCAATCCCTTCATAATCCAAACAATACGGGGCAAATCTCACAACATTGCTGTCCTCAATTATAGGCCTACTCCTCAGTCTCAAATAGAAATCACTCCTTTTCGCCAAATGAATCCTTATCTGATGCGAAGCCAATACAAAGACACACCCTTCCACTTCCTCTATCAAAATCGACCCAATTACCGGCCCCAAATAAACCTTGCAATCCTTCAATCTGTTCATAAAAACCGCATTGCAGCAGCCAATTAATCTCACTTCGCAGGAATCCAGATTGGATAGCGTAAATTCTCCAACTTCCGTTCCCTTGAACTTCTGAATTAgggttttgtttgttttatttCTAAACCCTGGGGAATTGGGGATTTTGAAATTGGTTACTGAAACGGCGTCAGATTTTACGGGTTCGGGTTCAGGTTCTTTGGGGAGTTCCTTTTTTGCTGTGGCTTTGTTTTTGAAGGAGAATTTCCTTTTGGGGATCAATTCGGAGTTTAAAATCTCGAGATTTTGCTTCAAATCGGAGATGGTTTTGAGAGAAGAGCGGACTTCATAAGAAGGAAGGAAGTACGAGGTCTCCGCGACGAGTTTTTCGAGGTCCGAGATGGACGAAGAGATATTGGCGAAATGAGTTTTGAGGCGAGATGGATCGGATTGAGCAATGAGACGGGAGTCGGCGAGTTGGGAGTCGATGGATTGCTTGGATTCGGAGAAGCGGGAGAGGAAAGAGGACGTGGCCTCGGACGAGTTGGTTGAGTCGGATCGGCGAGCGAGTGAGTTGTCTAAACGAGCGTGGTGGCGAGTGGAGAGGCGATCGAGCATGGCTTGGTGCTTTTTCTGTAAGTCGGCATCGTGGTCCAGGGTTTTGGCTGGGAGATTTGGGTCTGGCCGTTCTTCTTCCATGGTGATTTTGAggttttttgcttttcttttttctttttttaggtTGCAGAAAAGGTAAATCAGCTGGGACGCTAATGAAGAAAAAGGCCGCAAGGGAGATCTAGTAGACCAAAAACGACGCCGGTGTTCATTATGAAATTTTCCCGCCGTGTGATGGTTATTATAAAAtggggaaaaaaagaagaaggattcCTATTTAGTGTTTATTTCCCACTATTAAAATGGACAGTTATTGTTTCTCAAATTGTAAATGATTCAtaattaatattgtttgaacaaaaaattaaacatcattaaaaaatagttaggaatttgttttattataagAAATTACAAAATGAACAGTGAAATACTTCTACTTAATAAGACATTGTGATCCAAGCTGCTTTCACAAGCTTTGTTGATGAAGATTATAAAGTTTGGTTTAATAAACTCAATTCAATGGGTTAAAATGCAGATTTAATGACAATCAGAATTGGTATGGGAAGATTGAATCTGTGAAGTGCTCTTCCAAGAGCCAAATTAATAAACAATCTCAGgtaaaccaaaaataaagagaatcctatcaacaacaacaaaatacTATGCACAAAATGGTCTAAAATAGAATTTGCAACAATTTAAAGAGCCCTTCTTAAGCCATGAAAGTGTGAAGTATTTGGCATGGTTCAAGCAGCAGATTTCTCAGCTTGTTCAGCTGCCTCTTCCTCTCGCAACTTTATCAAAGATGGGGGTGGTTTTACAACAATGCTTTTCTTCCATCGCCGATCAAGCTTTCTTGACAATCGCTTGTTGATGCCCTCCTCAATCTCTCTTTCCCGTTTAACAGTAAGCATGCGAGCAATCTATCAAGAAGAACACTTTCTTTGTTACAATAATGCTCAATGTAAAGCTTAAATACACAGAAAAACTACGCTTAGATACACAGTAAAACTACCCTCAATCTTTACAAAGGGCATAAACAGTATATGATCATCAATTATCTGCCTTCTTGTCTCTATTGGTTTGCAATGTAACCAGAGAACTGGGACCACAGAATGTAAAATCCATGTATGTTGTCCCTAATACAATTTAGCACATATATTGGCACCATGACGAATGATAGAGCGGTCtaactttatataatatatgtaaAATGATCAGAATCAACCCCTTATAAATACCTTTTAAAATAAGCATGCTACAAGCACTTTTAATAATAGAAGAAATCCTCTAACAACCCTCTCTCCCACAACCAAAATATAAAGAGATAAACATGCAAACAAAGGGGAGCATGCTCAACTACAGTCAGGAGACGCTTATATCAGCAATATCAGGTCTACAGCATGATTTCTCTTTCATCAGTGCACTTCAAACAATGAAATACATCCTGCCTACCACACACTCATTCTTAGCCATGCTTATATGACTTCATTTTAGCCTCTATCCTCTTGCAACTGCCCTAAGTGAAACCAGATCACACCTAAATATGGCTACTACTTGTACATCAGCATAATTTAAGTTTGGGTAACATGAGGCTCAGGCAACCATTTCAGGTAGCTGTTATATTTCACCATGATATATTTTAAGGAGTTTGAAGGTTACCTTTGTATGCTTTTGCTTTACCCTCAAGGTGCTCCCCGTACAATGCAAAGGATGATAACACTATtctaaataatattatatcaataAAAGACCATGGCAAAGGGTGTCTTTCATTAAGTCCAAATACTGCTTTAACAATgaacttgaaaatttattgGAGAAGTGCCATATTATTTGCTAATCTCTGCTTCCACTCAATTTTTAGACAAATTGTTTTTTACTGCAAAATGTCTGAGCCCAGGCATagcaagaaaatggaataatcaaaatatctgGCAAAGATAACTGTCAATCAGCTATATCTACCCAGTACACAATTCTACTGTACTATGGATCACTTCAAAAAGCAGTTGAATTTAACCATAATCCAAATAAAGCCACAAAATCTCAAACCACCGTTGACGACAACAACCAACAAATTTTCTCACTATACAGCATCAGCTACCTATACAGATAATATTACAACACACCTCTATTTAAGACCATATCCTCAGCAAACTCAGGTAAAACTGAGGTCCTTTTATATGGTTCCATCCCTGTCCTCTTTGGCCATCCTCTTATCTCTTGACATTGGAATGAATCCAATTTGacagaaaataataattacagAAAAAGCGGAAAACCAGCTGGAGGCAACATATTCATCAAGAACAAGCTACCAAAGCCACCACTTGTACAGCCCACCCACTCACTTTTCCATCAAGGTTTCACATGAAACATAGAACATATCCTCCTTTCAGATGTTAGGGTTTAACACCCCTTCTCTTGCAAAGGCCTATGTCCTAGCCTCCCTTCTTAATTTCATAAGAGGATCCGTGCCATTTGGCCATAACAACATTGGTTTCCTACACAACTTAAGCAAAAGAAAGCACCCCAAATTTCGagaggaaaaaagaataaagaaccAACCAAATCTAAAAATAAGAAGGATGATGAAGAAATACACACGCATACAGATGCATATCCAAAAAGCTAACCTTGTGATGGTTATGCTGCTGATTACACAAAGTTCACAATATCAAATCTTTGCATTAAGCTTCTTTGGTTCACAATTTGAAGGCAAATGCATTGCAATGACAACAGCACcccataaaattttttgactTCTAATGATATGAAAACAATTGTTGcttatcaaattaatcaaaatatatttatcattCTCACTCGCATCTTCCAACCAAAGTTTAGATTTTTGGAAACTTGAATCACAATTAACATTGAcatttttttgtgtttttagcAAAGTTCTCTAGCTCCTATCTATAGAAACTTGTAAGACTCTACTTCGATGGGAATTCAAAATCCCATCATTCCCTTCTACCATGTCTTAacataaaactataataaaaCCCAGATTTTAATATCCCATTTCAAATCCAATGcaattgtaaaataaaaataaaaataaataaataaataaataaaaccaGAATGgaggaggggggggggggggggaatACCCTTTTGCGCATAC
Protein-coding sequences here:
- the LOC18611560 gene encoding tubulin-folding cofactor C, with the protein product MEEERPDPNLPAKTLDHDADLQKKHQAMLDRLSTRHHARLDNSLARRSDSTNSSEATSSFLSRFSESKQSIDSQLADSRLIAQSDPSRLKTHFANISSSISDLEKLVAETSYFLPSYEVRSSLKTISDLKQNLEILNSELIPKRKFSFKNKATAKKELPKEPEPEPVKSDAVSVTNFKIPNSPGFRNKTNKTLIQKFKGTEVGEFTLSNLDSCEVRLIGCCNAVFMNRLKDCKVYLGPVIGSILIEEVEGCVFVLASHQIRIHLAKRSDFYLRLRSRPIIEDSNVVRFAPYCLDYEGIEMDLEKAGLSEETGNWGNVDDFKWLRAVQSPNWCVLPGNERVGKVRVEDFESGNEGS